Proteins co-encoded in one Acidobacteriota bacterium genomic window:
- a CDS encoding Ig-like domain repeat protein produces MVITNNGSLTIQGPGASVVTVSGNNTSNVFKIASGTVTIDGIKVATGRIGIWNLGTLNLINSIVSGNTTVGIFNTGTMTITDSTISGNSNSTTYGIAGIYTTATMTITGSTISNNSATNFQSDGGGIGLYGGFLTITRSIITGNSGEYAGGIQLYGGSGVLITDTTISGNTARQGGGGISKWYSSNSVPISIVNSTISGNTAGSGAGINTWASPVTITNSTISNNSASYKGGGIYMVDSSTQLKVTNSTITGNRANTGNLGGDGGGIYAEPALPIPNSTLNSTIVAGNLIGTGTTPNDLSGHPITSAANSLIGDSATSGGIVNGVGGNKVGFAVSSILNTTLANNGGPTQTHALVANSPAIDAGSNTVPTPLDFDQRGTGFPRIINDPSIANVADGTDIGAFEFEDATPPTVTSIDDGDADDSIGINTMLTYTVTFSEDIDGATVTAGDFNNAGTAMVTIGTVIEGTPGVVSVQVTPTTAGTIILRIPTGSVISDLAGNNLVVPVQDNETVNVLAETTAVVDAGNLVITDANGGTSNDNITISCTTAPPPTMVVISDPGNSLNQSFELSSITGNITVNTLGGNDSLTLDLAGCNFTANGVTFNGGDPTSAPGDKLIILGGSTTTQTFNFTNEHDGSVVLAGGARSGTINYTGLEPVSSTVTAANVVLNYSTITETITVSQDAGTPAQTLVDSNVGGESVSFVNPTTSLQINGGDTGDDTINVNGFGTSGGGFTASLTINGGTGNDTVSLNADINFAAGNNLDVNLQNDNAPNPAGTDTINVGPNANLILTGTGAATLAASRNIAMASGSSITTVNGNLTLNANQQATPTPGYFYAVDLQNATLTTSGRGNIVINGKGGSDTVAAPGVFSSLGLFVNGTGSIRSTSSAADAGLITIDGRGGNTGATGTVGVLIAGQATIASVSGDISLDAVGGETIGVDGVISSYGLGLSGSTNSITSTGVVPSAASITITATGGNVTSSQAGSYGLFNGGSISTVDGPISVTGVGGNTTGVGTSGNLISVGVMIFGTGTIASSGTGANAGSMTLLGTSGNTNVGAAQAFRQDGALSTVDGDISITGTSSTCVDGCFGSHIRANISATGDGNVTITGTGGTATAAVPAFPTSGVIVRNGATVSTATGSIEVIGTGGNTTNNAGFQLGGLLGTAGTLATTGGSVTVNADTIFIDTALGTITAPGRPVSLRQKTNDVAINLGSAIDTTPSTLELSDAELDRITAGTLNIGNSSSGTITTSADITRPAATNVNLVTAGDVLISGGQIDTGGGTLLLDPGVSPFAVKPTKSLTDVTASTLSFGSDLAIVINGTTVDTQYTQLNVVGAVNLTGVSLVLSGTHVPTAGQQFTIVNNDGGDLIVGTFNGLAQGAAISNFLGAPGVNATISYTGGTGNDVVLTVDNVPPTVTSTTPLQGAINVDRNGNITLNFSEPVNILAGGITVNCGGAEAFSPTLPQNGVTSIVIDPGNTLPAGVLCTVTGVSASIADPAGNQLDGDSNGSAGPNFTLTFTTACTTNPIVTTNADSGAGSLRQAVIDACPGNTITFQAGVSPVTLTTGQIVINKNLTIDGGTGATVTRSAVAPNFRIFQVNGGTTVELRRLTISNGNEANGGGISSNGTLTLRNSTVSGNTASGFGGGLFSFGALTITDSTFSGNQAGNAGGFFQGNASLNMSGSTVSGNTTTFQAAGLNIQDANATITNSTISGNVSQNSNGGIANISSTATVHSLNLINTTITGNTSVGIYGAVWVNEDAASPSVITSLRNTLVGGNTGRNFSTTTQDVNVVPLPNSMIVSDGYNLDSDGTSGFVNGANGDIVGSLGLPINAQLASLANNGGTTQTHALLNGSPAINAGNDCVLTANGCGANDPVVGLTTDQRGAGFARKVGSHVDIGAFELPNTPPTITPTAGVTRQRGSALTNSVIANVGDIETPLGSLGVTVNGGATATDGLVTLSNIAVSAAGVVTADIVANCLAVPGNFTLTVTDGGGLSTNTNLTVLVTANTPPAVTFNGPQNVVFGQSGFSVPTATATDNGSITGYVLQSVVPAMTVTPKVNPANGTVTINNAGPTGSHVITVRSTDNCGAVTDSSFTLVVNRAGTTTTIFSDTPDPSVVGQNYTVTIAVAPVAPGAGVPTGNITISDGTNTCVAILPATSCQLASTSAGPKTLTAAYSGDTNFNGSTAATAPHQVDPAQTATTVQTLINAPNYGSTLTATATITAVAPGSGTPQGTVNFNDGGNPIAGCQNVAVTALGSAVCTTNQLPAGVGKVIQAVYSGNANYLTSNGSTTQTIGKAPLNVAASSAAVTYGDAAPAITAAITGFVLGETTANLTTQPTCSTTYVQGSPVSGSQYPSSCTGAVSNNYSFNYVNGNVTVNKKGLTVTADNKSRAYGAANPTLTATFTGFVLGQNLGTSDVTGSPLLSTMATPSSPVAGSPYAITAALGTLASGNYAFTTFTNGILTITQSQLTVTANNQTRVFGAANPALTFQITGFQNGETLATSGVTGTPNISTSATSTSGPGAYPITAAQGTLAAPNYTFATANGTLTVTQAATTTTITNASALGSSTVVGQNYPVNWTTSPVAPGAGTPTGNVTVSDGTGNTCTAAVGAGTCSLASTLGAKTITATYAGDANFGGSTSQAVQHNVVIGLTGNVKQFIAFGTNTNLAGVTMTLLNTATQQATTTTTDANGNYSFGVTQTGGSYTITPSGLGKAFEATSRTYTNVAGNITGGDFIAYDVPGPNAIPRTARVVSQIATQGQPVTVPVLMTTTGVETRVAFTVEYPVTALGIPTVTCGTGAVNCTLAVNNSLQGKVGITITPTAALPAGTRELVKITFPTFQSPATSAQIRFGDFPTQRDVRNAENNPLPMLYWTDGLVSFTGGTLLDGATISGRVTTAAGQGLRNATVTIIDTAGNRRTTVTSSFGAYQFEGLEVGRDYLLTVASKRFRFATRIVNLTENLSDVNLVGLE; encoded by the coding sequence TTGGTCATCACGAATAACGGTTCGCTGACCATACAGGGTCCCGGAGCCAGCGTGGTAACGGTGAGCGGGAACAACACCTCAAATGTATTCAAGATCGCGTCGGGCACGGTCACGATTGATGGAATTAAGGTCGCCACCGGGCGAATTGGTATTTGGAATCTCGGGACCTTGAACCTCATTAACAGTATCGTCTCGGGTAACACGACGGTCGGAATTTTTAACACTGGGACAATGACGATCACGGACAGCACCATTTCCGGAAACTCAAATAGTACTACTTACGGGATAGCGGGAATTTACACTACGGCAACGATGACGATCACGGGCAGCACCATTTCCAATAACTCTGCGACCAATTTTCAAAGCGACGGCGGCGGTATCGGCTTGTATGGGGGATTCCTGACGATCACGAGGAGCATCATTACAGGCAATTCCGGTGAATACGCTGGCGGCATTCAGTTATACGGCGGCTCTGGCGTTTTGATCACGGACACGACGATCTCCGGAAACACCGCACGTCAAGGCGGCGGCGGCATTAGCAAGTGGTACTCATCGAACAGCGTGCCCATATCGATCGTTAACAGCACCATCTCCGGCAATACCGCAGGCTCAGGTGCCGGAATAAACACTTGGGCTTCTCCGGTGACGATCACCAACAGCACCATTTCCAACAATAGTGCCAGCTACAAAGGGGGCGGTATATACATGGTGGACAGTTCCACCCAACTTAAAGTCACCAACAGCACCATCACGGGTAACCGGGCGAATACCGGTAATCTAGGTGGTGATGGAGGCGGGATCTATGCGGAGCCTGCCCTTCCGATTCCCAACTCAACATTGAACAGCACGATCGTGGCGGGCAACCTGATAGGCACAGGAACGACGCCCAATGACCTGTCAGGGCACCCAATAACATCGGCCGCGAACAGCCTCATCGGCGACTCAGCGACCTCGGGCGGTATCGTAAACGGCGTCGGCGGCAATAAGGTCGGCTTCGCGGTCAGCTCCATTCTAAATACGACATTGGCTAATAATGGCGGACCGACGCAGACCCACGCACTCGTCGCCAATAGCCCCGCGATCGATGCCGGCTCGAACACGGTCCCGACTCCCCTCGACTTTGACCAACGCGGCACGGGATTCCCCCGCATCATAAACGATCCGTCGATCGCAAATGTCGCCGACGGGACGGATATCGGTGCGTTCGAATTCGAAGATGCGACGCCGCCCACCGTTACCTCGATAGACGACGGCGACGCCGACGACAGTATCGGGATCAACACGATGCTGACGTATACGGTAACGTTCTCAGAGGATATTGATGGAGCAACGGTCACTGCGGGTGATTTCAATAATGCGGGAACTGCAATGGTCACCATCGGAACCGTCATCGAGGGAACTCCCGGAGTCGTCTCCGTACAGGTCACGCCGACCACGGCCGGCACAATAATCCTTCGAATTCCGACGGGCTCAGTTATCAGCGACCTTGCGGGTAATAACCTCGTGGTTCCGGTTCAGGATAACGAAACGGTCAATGTATTGGCTGAAACGACGGCCGTGGTCGATGCCGGCAATCTTGTTATCACGGATGCTAACGGCGGCACGTCGAACGATAACATTACGATCTCTTGCACGACTGCGCCGCCGCCAACTATGGTGGTTATCAGCGATCCGGGGAACTCACTAAATCAGAGTTTCGAGCTCAGCTCGATCACCGGCAACATTACGGTTAATACGCTTGGCGGAAACGATTCGCTGACGCTCGACCTTGCGGGGTGCAACTTTACGGCGAACGGCGTGACGTTCAACGGCGGCGACCCGACATCTGCGCCCGGAGATAAGCTGATCATCCTCGGCGGTTCGACGACCACGCAAACGTTTAACTTCACCAACGAACACGACGGAAGCGTAGTTCTCGCCGGCGGAGCGCGCTCGGGAACGATCAACTACACCGGCCTCGAACCGGTGAGCTCGACCGTCACGGCGGCGAATGTAGTTTTGAATTACAGCACAATTACGGAAACGATAACTGTTTCGCAGGACGCAGGAACGCCGGCGCAGACGCTAGTCGATTCCAATGTAGGCGGCGAATCCGTCTCGTTCGTTAACCCGACCACTTCGCTCCAGATCAACGGCGGCGATACGGGCGATGACACGATCAACGTCAATGGTTTCGGCACAAGCGGCGGCGGATTTACAGCTTCGCTGACAATAAACGGCGGTACCGGCAACGACACCGTTAGCCTGAATGCCGACATCAACTTCGCGGCAGGCAATAACCTGGATGTAAACCTGCAAAACGACAACGCTCCCAATCCTGCTGGAACCGACACGATAAATGTCGGCCCAAATGCCAACTTAATCCTAACCGGAACGGGTGCCGCAACCCTCGCGGCCAGCCGCAATATCGCGATGGCTAGCGGTTCCAGCATTACCACGGTCAACGGTAACCTGACGCTCAATGCAAATCAGCAGGCGACACCGACCCCAGGCTACTTCTACGCCGTCGACCTTCAGAACGCTACTCTTACTACCAGCGGACGCGGAAACATCGTGATCAACGGCAAAGGCGGCAGCGACACCGTTGCGGCCCCTGGGGTGTTTTCTTCTTTAGGCCTTTTCGTCAATGGTACGGGTTCGATACGTTCCACGAGCTCGGCGGCGGATGCGGGACTTATTACCATAGACGGAAGGGGCGGAAACACGGGTGCAACCGGAACTGTTGGAGTTTTGATTGCGGGGCAGGCCACGATCGCTTCGGTCTCGGGTGATATATCGCTCGACGCTGTCGGTGGCGAAACCATTGGCGTAGATGGGGTCATTTCTTCGTACGGCCTCGGCTTATCTGGTAGTACGAATAGCATCACTTCGACGGGTGTGGTACCGAGCGCGGCCTCGATAACCATAACCGCGACGGGCGGAAACGTGACGTCCAGCCAAGCTGGTTCGTATGGTCTATTTAACGGCGGTTCGATTTCGACGGTCGATGGCCCGATCAGCGTGACCGGTGTTGGCGGCAATACGACGGGCGTGGGCACAAGTGGCAACTTGATTTCCGTTGGTGTCATGATCTTTGGAACCGGGACGATCGCCTCATCGGGAACAGGAGCAAATGCAGGCTCGATGACTCTCCTAGGTACATCAGGCAACACAAACGTCGGCGCCGCGCAGGCATTTAGACAAGATGGAGCGCTGAGCACCGTCGATGGCGATATTAGTATCACCGGAACGTCCAGCACCTGTGTCGACGGATGTTTCGGATCGCACATACGTGCAAATATCTCCGCAACAGGTGACGGAAATGTCACGATCACAGGCACAGGGGGTACGGCCACCGCCGCCGTTCCGGCTTTCCCGACCAGCGGCGTCATCGTACGCAACGGTGCGACGGTTTCGACGGCGACCGGATCCATCGAGGTCATCGGTACGGGCGGCAACACGACAAACAACGCCGGATTCCAGCTCGGCGGCCTGCTCGGCACAGCCGGAACCCTCGCCACGACCGGCGGCAGTGTAACGGTGAACGCGGATACGATCTTTATCGACACGGCGCTCGGCACTATCACGGCTCCCGGCAGGCCGGTTTCGCTCAGGCAAAAGACCAACGACGTTGCGATCAACCTCGGCTCGGCCATCGACACAACCCCATCGACGTTAGAACTCTCCGACGCCGAACTCGACCGCATCACCGCCGGCACGCTCAATATAGGCAACTCATCTAGCGGAACTATCACTACGAGTGCGGATATCACACGCCCTGCGGCGACCAACGTGAATCTCGTAACCGCCGGCGATGTCCTGATCAGCGGCGGCCAGATAGATACGGGCGGTGGAACACTGCTGCTCGATCCGGGCGTTTCGCCTTTCGCGGTCAAGCCGACCAAGTCCTTGACCGATGTCACAGCCAGCACGCTCTCATTCGGCAGCGATCTGGCGATTGTTATTAACGGAACCACGGTTGACACACAATACACTCAGCTCAACGTCGTCGGTGCGGTAAACCTGACGGGAGTTTCGCTCGTGCTGAGCGGTACTCATGTCCCAACCGCGGGGCAGCAATTCACTATTGTCAATAACGACGGTGGCGACTTGATCGTTGGAACATTTAATGGCCTTGCTCAGGGAGCGGCCATATCGAATTTCCTCGGGGCTCCGGGAGTGAACGCAACTATTAGCTACACCGGCGGGACTGGCAACGATGTCGTCCTCACGGTGGACAACGTTCCCCCCACGGTAACCAGCACGACGCCGCTCCAGGGCGCGATAAACGTTGACCGCAACGGCAATATCACGCTTAACTTCTCCGAACCGGTGAATATCCTGGCCGGCGGCATAACGGTCAACTGCGGCGGTGCAGAAGCATTTTCACCGACACTTCCGCAGAATGGCGTCACGTCGATCGTCATCGATCCTGGCAATACACTCCCCGCAGGTGTGCTTTGCACGGTGACGGGAGTGTCGGCCAGTATTGCTGACCCCGCCGGAAATCAGCTCGACGGCGACAGCAACGGCTCGGCCGGGCCGAACTTCACGCTAACCTTCACGACCGCATGTACGACGAATCCGATTGTGACGACCAATGCCGACAGCGGAGCGGGCAGCCTTCGTCAGGCAGTCATCGACGCATGTCCGGGCAATACGATCACCTTCCAAGCCGGAGTTTCACCGGTAACTCTGACCACAGGGCAGATCGTTATCAATAAGAATCTGACGATTGACGGTGGAACAGGGGCGACCGTAACGCGCTCCGCCGTGGCACCTAACTTTAGGATCTTCCAGGTAAACGGGGGCACCACGGTCGAACTACGAAGGCTGACCATCAGCAACGGAAACGAAGCAAATGGCGGCGGCATCAGCAGTAACGGCACTTTGACACTTAGAAACAGTACCGTATCCGGTAATACAGCTTCTGGGTTCGGCGGCGGTCTGTTCAGTTTTGGAGCGTTGACAATTACCGACTCGACATTCTCGGGAAATCAGGCGGGCAATGCCGGCGGATTTTTCCAGGGAAACGCGAGCCTGAATATGTCAGGGTCGACAGTAAGCGGCAATACAACGACGTTCCAGGCAGCAGGCTTGAATATTCAGGATGCAAACGCGACGATCACCAATAGCACCATCAGCGGGAACGTGAGTCAAAACAGCAATGGCGGCATCGCAAATATTTCTTCGACCGCGACGGTCCATTCGTTGAATCTGATCAACACGACCATCACCGGTAACACTTCGGTCGGTATATACGGAGCGGTTTGGGTCAATGAAGATGCCGCATCACCTTCGGTAATAACTTCTCTTCGGAATACGCTGGTGGGCGGCAACACAGGCAGGAATTTCAGCACCACTACGCAGGATGTAAACGTCGTGCCCCTTCCAAATTCAATGATCGTCTCTGACGGCTACAACCTTGACAGCGATGGCACTAGCGGCTTTGTGAACGGAGCGAACGGGGATATTGTTGGATCGCTTGGATTGCCGATAAACGCCCAGCTTGCATCGCTGGCAAATAACGGCGGGACTACCCAAACACATGCTCTACTCAATGGCTCACCTGCGATAAACGCCGGCAACGACTGTGTGCTGACGGCAAATGGCTGCGGTGCGAACGACCCGGTCGTCGGACTCACGACGGATCAGCGAGGAGCGGGTTTTGCAAGAAAGGTCGGTTCGCACGTCGATATCGGGGCCTTTGAGTTGCCGAATACGCCTCCAACGATCACTCCGACAGCGGGTGTGACGCGGCAGCGGGGATCGGCGTTGACGAATTCGGTGATCGCGAATGTTGGGGACATCGAGACACCGCTTGGAAGCCTCGGTGTGACGGTGAACGGCGGAGCGACGGCGACCGACGGCCTCGTTACCTTGAGCAATATCGCTGTGAGTGCGGCAGGAGTTGTGACTGCGGACATCGTAGCCAACTGCCTCGCGGTCCCAGGGAACTTTACATTGACGGTCACGGACGGCGGCGGGCTTTCGACCAATACGAATCTGACGGTGCTAGTCACTGCGAATACGCCGCCTGCCGTCACCTTTAACGGCCCTCAGAACGTGGTATTCGGCCAGTCCGGTTTCAGCGTACCGACAGCGACGGCGACGGATAATGGTTCTATCACGGGGTACGTGCTGCAGAGCGTTGTCCCGGCAATGACAGTAACTCCCAAGGTCAATCCGGCCAACGGAACGGTGACTATCAATAATGCGGGCCCGACAGGATCGCACGTGATCACGGTCCGCTCGACCGACAACTGCGGAGCGGTGACGGATTCATCGTTCACGCTGGTGGTCAACAGAGCTGGCACCACGACCACGATCTTCTCCGACACGCCGGATCCAAGTGTTGTGGGCCAGAACTATACGGTTACGATCGCGGTCGCACCTGTGGCACCTGGAGCGGGCGTGCCGACGGGCAACATCACTATCTCGGACGGCACGAATACGTGTGTGGCGATCCTGCCGGCGACAAGCTGCCAGCTCGCAAGCACATCGGCCGGGCCGAAGACTCTGACAGCGGCTTATTCGGGCGATACTAACTTTAACGGAAGCACCGCAGCGACGGCACCTCATCAGGTGGACCCGGCTCAGACGGCGACGACGGTGCAGACGCTGATCAATGCACCGAACTACGGTTCGACGCTGACGGCGACGGCGACCATTACGGCGGTGGCACCGGGATCGGGAACGCCGCAGGGGACGGTGAACTTCAATGACGGCGGCAATCCGATAGCGGGCTGTCAGAATGTAGCGGTGACGGCACTGGGCTCGGCGGTCTGTACGACGAACCAGCTGCCGGCGGGAGTGGGCAAGGTCATCCAGGCAGTGTACTCGGGCAATGCGAACTACCTCACAAGCAACGGCTCGACGACCCAGACGATCGGCAAGGCACCGCTCAATGTCGCGGCCTCATCGGCGGCGGTCACATACGGCGATGCGGCACCGGCGATCACGGCAGCGATCACGGGCTTCGTGCTTGGTGAAACGACGGCCAACCTGACGACCCAGCCGACGTGCTCGACGACGTATGTCCAGGGCTCACCGGTCTCAGGCTCGCAGTATCCGTCCAGTTGTACGGGAGCGGTCTCGAACAACTACAGCTTCAACTATGTGAACGGCAACGTGACAGTCAACAAGAAAGGCCTGACGGTAACGGCGGATAATAAGAGCCGTGCCTACGGAGCCGCGAACCCCACGCTGACGGCAACCTTCACGGGCTTTGTCCTCGGCCAGAACCTTGGAACAAGCGACGTGACGGGAAGCCCGCTGCTGTCAACGATGGCGACGCCTTCGAGCCCGGTCGCGGGCAGCCCGTATGCCATCACGGCAGCACTGGGCACACTGGCATCAGGGAACTACGCGTTCACAACATTCACGAACGGCATACTGACGATCACCCAATCCCAACTGACGGTGACGGCGAATAACCAGACAAGAGTGTTTGGAGCCGCTAACCCGGCCCTGACATTCCAGATCACGGGCTTCCAGAACGGAGAGACGCTGGCGACAAGCGGAGTGACGGGAACACCGAACATCTCGACCTCGGCAACGAGCACATCGGGTCCGGGAGCGTACCCGATCACAGCGGCACAGGGAACCTTAGCAGCCCCGAACTACACGTTCGCGACAGCTAACGGAACCCTGACGGTGACACAGGCGGCGACGACGACAACGATCACGAACGCCTCAGCCCTCGGCAGCTCAACGGTGGTCGGGCAGAACTACCCGGTCAACTGGACAACGAGCCCGGTCGCCCCGGGAGCGGGAACACCGACGGGTAATGTGACAGTGAGCGACGGTACGGGCAACACATGTACGGCAGCGGTCGGAGCGGGCACATGCAGCCTCGCCTCGACACTGGGAGCGAAGACCATCACGGCGACCTACGCCGGCGATGCGAACTTCGGAGGCAGCACGTCACAGGCAGTCCAGCACAATGTGGTGATCGGCCTGACGGGCAACGTCAAGCAGTTCATCGCCTTCGGCACGAACACGAACCTCGCGGGCGTAACAATGACCCTGCTGAACACCGCAACGCAGCAGGCCACAACGACAACAACTGACGCAAACGGCAACTACTCATTCGGAGTAACGCAGACCGGCGGCAGCTATACCATCACCCCAAGCGGCCTCGGCAAGGCGTTTGAGGCGACAAGCAGAACGTACACCAACGTGGCCGGCAATATCACGGGCGGGGACTTCATCGCCTACGATGTACCGGGCCCGAACGCGATACCGAGAACGGCGAGGGTGGTGAGCCAGATAGCAACGCAGGGACAGCCTGTAACTGTTCCGGTGCTGATGACGACGACGGGTGTTGAGACCAGGGTCGCCTTTACGGTGGAATATCCGGTAACGGCACTGGGCATCCCGACGGTGACATGCGGCACGGGAGCAGTGAACTGCACACTGGCCGTCAACAACTCGCTGCAAGGCAAGGTCGGCATCACGATCACCCCGACGGCGGCACTACCGGCCGGAACAAGAGAACTCGTGAAGATCACCTTCCCGACGTTCCAAAGCCCGGCGACGAGTGCCCAGATCAGATTCGGCGACTTCCCAACTCAAAGGGACGTGAGAAACGCGGAGAACAACCCGCTGCCGATGCTGTACTGGACGGACGGGCTGGTCTCATTCACCGGCGGCACACTGCTTGACGGAGCCACGATCTCCGGCAGAGTAACAACCGCAGCCGGACAGGGCCTGAGAAACGCGACGGTCACGATCATCGACACGGCGGGCAACCGTAGAACAACGGTAACAAGCTCATTCGGAGCCTACCAGTTCGAAGGGCTCGAGGTCGGACGCGACTACCTGCTGACGGTGGCCAGCAAACGATTCAGATTCGCAACCCGCATAGTAAACCTCACGGAAAACCTAAGCGATGTGAACCTGGTCGGCCTGGAATAA